From Camelina sativa cultivar DH55 unplaced genomic scaffold, Cs unpScaffold00549, whole genome shotgun sequence, the proteins below share one genomic window:
- the LOC104773452 gene encoding pentatricopeptide repeat-containing protein At1g02370, mitochondrial-like codes for MMNLWRIAAGGGSLHLWERGMKMARMAPASSFPYATSAKKPANRRRQIEGAFSPEKNSTLEKLRSLMGETLDFIMREEEKKGAVSFTHADLITTAEQLDKEGKHDYAFEILEWMDRKKMSFSPKELQLFVGIIAKVKGLDAAEAYFKKVDPNFKQGDPARSKNYPAFARLVILNHEFEFQTGVRQWRCSRIILLFVSIAMALSWMSVS; via the exons ATGATGAACTTATGGCGAATTGCAGCAGGAGGAGGTTCTCTTCATCTCTGGGAGAGAGGTATGAAAATGGCAAGAATGGCTCCAGCTTCTTCCTTTCCGTATGCTACTTCTGCTAAGAAACCCGCAAACCGGCGCCGGCAGATCGAGGGAGCTTTTTCTCCTGAGAAGAATAGTACTTTGGAGAAGCTGCGGTCACTTATGGGTGAGACCTTAGATTTCATAATGagggaggaagagaagaagggtGCCGTGTCATTCACTCATGCGGATCTCATCACCACGGCCGAGCAGCTTGACAAGGAAGGCAAACATGACTATGCCTTCGAG ATCTTGGAGTGGATGGAtagaaagaagatgagtttttCTCCCAAGGAGCTTCAACTTTTTGTTGGTATTATTGCCAAGGTTAAAGGCTTAGATGCTGCTGAAGCCTACTTCAAGAAAGTAGACCCAAACTTCAAGCAGGGGGATCCTGCTCGTTCCAAGAATTATCCTGCTTTCGCGAGACTCGTTATTTTGAACCATGAGTTTGAATTTCAAACTGGGGTAAGGCAATGGCGTTGTTCAAGAATTATCCTGCTGTTCGTCAGTATCGCAATGGCGTTGAGCTGGATGAGTGTTAGTTAA